A DNA window from Thermosynechococcaceae cyanobacterium Okahandja contains the following coding sequences:
- the larC gene encoding nickel pincer cofactor biosynthesis protein LarC — MNVAYFDCPAGIAGDMCLGALIDAGVPLDYLQGQLATLGIGAEFTLTTETVQRKGQRGLKAQVEVHSSSWPHHRHWPDIQAQIVAADLPARARDWSLRVFEALAIAEGAVHGIAPTAVHFHEVGAVDALVDIVGTCLGLDYLGIEQIYCSALPTGGGTVRAAHGQLPVPVPAVLQLWQTYQVPVYSNGLNYELVTPTGAAIVCALSQGFGSPPAMTLQRLGLGAGSHDLPLPNLLRLWLGERPEQKMPTPTEIVELQTQLDDLTPQALAYGMEQLYAAGAVEVFYQPIMMKKSRLGVLLTVLCPASAEAACVQTLFRETTTLGLRRQVQARYILERQIKTVTTPFGEVRLKVATDGQGQRLNVQPEYEDCAALARQHQQPWQVVYHAALQVGLTLWPLES; from the coding sequence ATGAACGTTGCCTACTTCGACTGTCCGGCGGGCATTGCTGGGGATATGTGCCTCGGTGCCCTAATCGATGCGGGCGTTCCCTTGGACTACCTGCAAGGGCAACTGGCGACGCTAGGCATTGGGGCAGAATTTACCTTGACCACCGAAACCGTACAACGCAAGGGGCAGCGGGGTCTGAAAGCGCAGGTTGAAGTGCACTCCTCCTCTTGGCCCCACCACCGCCACTGGCCTGACATTCAGGCACAAATTGTCGCGGCAGATCTACCGGCGCGTGCCCGCGACTGGAGTTTACGGGTCTTTGAAGCCCTAGCCATTGCCGAAGGGGCAGTCCATGGCATTGCGCCTACCGCGGTGCACTTTCACGAAGTCGGTGCGGTCGATGCGCTGGTGGATATTGTCGGCACCTGCTTGGGGCTAGACTATCTTGGCATTGAGCAGATCTACTGTTCCGCCTTACCCACCGGCGGCGGGACGGTGCGAGCCGCCCATGGCCAACTGCCGGTGCCGGTACCCGCCGTCTTACAACTGTGGCAAACCTACCAAGTTCCCGTGTATAGCAACGGCCTCAATTACGAACTGGTGACCCCCACCGGTGCCGCCATTGTTTGTGCCCTCAGCCAAGGATTTGGCTCACCCCCCGCCATGACCCTACAGCGACTGGGCCTAGGCGCCGGTAGCCATGACTTACCCCTGCCGAACCTGCTCCGCCTGTGGCTAGGGGAACGGCCTGAGCAGAAGATGCCTACTCCAACCGAGATTGTGGAACTGCAAACCCAACTGGACGATCTCACGCCTCAGGCCTTGGCCTATGGCATGGAGCAACTGTATGCCGCTGGGGCGGTAGAGGTCTTTTATCAGCCGATTATGATGAAAAAATCCCGCCTTGGAGTGTTGCTGACGGTCTTGTGCCCTGCCAGTGCCGAAGCGGCCTGCGTACAGACCCTCTTCCGTGAAACCACCACCCTCGGGCTGCGCCGCCAAGTCCAAGCGCGCTATATCCTTGAGCGACAGATAAAAACCGTCACTACCCCCTTTGGTGAGGTGCGGCTTAAAGTGGCCACGGATGGACAGGGACAACGGCTGAATGTGCAGCCAGAGTACGAGGACTGTGCCGCCCTAGCGCGACAACACCAGCAGCCATGGCAGGTGGTCTATCATGCTGCCCTACAGGTAGGGCTGACCCTTTGGCCTTTGGAATCTTAG
- a CDS encoding DUF819 family protein → MDESLTLWGILLTLTALGLWLEHRYRWAARVGASLIILLLAAVCANLGMIPQQSAVYDTIYGPVTSLAIIWLLWGVNLQDIRRVGRSALLAFAIASLGTLVGALLASVIFYSRFGGDTPRLAGSLAASYIGGSLNFVGVGRALNLTDLLFTAATTADNLLTAVWLGVTLTLPSLLRRFYPQAAAPESASLSPLPTTSAIAPLDLAVLLSLGMGVLVLATALNRLWPIIPTVVWLTTLSLSMAQFRWMRYLRGTGALGIFSLNLFFTVIGAGTHLPSLVPVGGEMVLFAATIVLSHGLVTFGVGYLCRLDVELLALASQAAVGGPTTAAAQASGRHQPALLGVGITLGLLGYGVANYAGLALAALLNRFGLG, encoded by the coding sequence ATGGATGAGAGCCTCACCCTCTGGGGTATTTTACTCACCCTCACTGCCCTAGGGCTATGGCTAGAGCACCGCTATCGCTGGGCGGCACGGGTGGGCGCATCCTTAATTATTTTGCTGCTGGCGGCAGTGTGTGCCAACTTGGGCATGATTCCACAGCAGTCGGCGGTCTATGACACCATCTATGGCCCAGTGACCTCCTTGGCCATTATTTGGTTGCTGTGGGGGGTGAATTTGCAGGATATCCGCCGCGTGGGGCGATCGGCTCTCTTGGCCTTCGCGATCGCCTCCCTAGGTACCTTAGTAGGGGCGCTCTTAGCGAGCGTCATTTTTTATAGCCGTTTTGGCGGTGATACCCCTCGGTTGGCTGGCAGTTTGGCCGCCAGCTACATTGGCGGCAGTCTCAATTTTGTCGGGGTGGGGCGTGCCCTTAACCTGACGGATCTGCTTTTTACTGCCGCTACCACCGCTGATAATTTACTCACCGCCGTGTGGCTAGGGGTCACATTAACGCTGCCCTCTCTGCTGCGGCGCTTTTATCCGCAGGCTGCCGCCCCAGAATCCGCTTCCTTATCGCCCCTGCCCACCACCTCGGCGATCGCCCCGCTGGATTTAGCCGTTCTCCTCAGCTTGGGCATGGGAGTGCTGGTACTGGCAACCGCCCTGAATCGACTGTGGCCGATTATCCCCACCGTTGTTTGGCTCACCACCCTGAGCCTTAGCATGGCTCAATTTCGCTGGATGCGCTATCTGCGGGGCACGGGTGCCCTTGGCATTTTTAGCCTGAATCTATTTTTTACGGTCATTGGTGCAGGCACGCACCTCCCCTCTTTGGTACCGGTGGGGGGCGAGATGGTTCTGTTTGCCGCCACCATTGTCCTTAGCCATGGGCTAGTCACGTTTGGCGTGGGCTATCTTTGCCGGTTGGATGTGGAATTGCTAGCGCTAGCGTCCCAAGCAGCGGTGGGGGGGCCAACCACGGCGGCAGCCCAAGCCAGTGGCCGCCATCAGCCCGCTCTTCTTGGGGTGGGTATCACCCTTGGCCTGTTGGGCTACGGGGTGGCCAACTATGCGGGCTTGGCCTTGGCGGCACTCCTGAATCGGTTTGGCTTGGGTTAA
- a CDS encoding metallothionein yields MTTVSQMKCACPHCLCIVSLSDAIMVADKPYCSEACANGTCKESGGCGHTGCGCGG; encoded by the coding sequence ATGACCACCGTATCCCAAATGAAATGTGCCTGCCCCCACTGTCTGTGCATTGTTTCCTTAAGCGATGCCATCATGGTGGCGGATAAGCCCTACTGTTCCGAAGCCTGTGCCAACGGCACCTGCAAAGAGAGTGGCGGTTGCGGACATACCGGCTGCGGCTGCGGCGGCTAA
- a CDS encoding prepilin-type N-terminal cleavage/methylation domain-containing protein: MLSHRRAWLWFYCSHLRLRRSQGFTLIELLVVVIILAILAAIALPSMLSQASKAREAEAKSDIGAVNRAQQAYRLANTTFSNDIANLEIGISPNPHYKYGITQADSNIAEFQAEPNRPELKALTGCARALTSFTLTSTEIIEVNPPSSGTATPATCP; the protein is encoded by the coding sequence ATGCTATCTCACCGTCGCGCTTGGCTCTGGTTCTACTGCTCGCATCTACGCTTACGGCGATCGCAAGGCTTTACGCTGATTGAGTTGCTTGTAGTTGTGATTATTTTAGCAATTTTAGCGGCGATCGCCCTGCCCTCAATGCTCAGTCAAGCGTCAAAAGCACGGGAGGCGGAAGCAAAAAGTGATATTGGTGCGGTGAACCGCGCTCAGCAGGCCTATCGTCTAGCCAACACAACGTTTTCAAATGATATTGCCAACCTAGAAATTGGCATTAGCCCAAACCCCCACTACAAGTATGGTATTACTCAGGCGGACTCAAACATTGCCGAGTTTCAGGCGGAACCGAATCGCCCAGAACTAAAGGCCTTGACAGGATGCGCTCGCGCTCTGACCAGTTTTACCCTCACCAGCACAGAAATTATCGAAGTGAATCCTCCCAGTTCTGGAACGGCGACACCGGCTACCTGCCCCTAG
- the psaA gene encoding photosystem I core protein PsaA has protein sequence MTISPPEREPKVRVVVDNDPVPTSFEKWAKPGHFDRTLARGPQTTTWIWNLHALAHDFDTHTSDLEDISRKIFSAHFGHLAVVFIWLSGMYFHGAKFSNYEAWLADPTGIKPSAQVVWPIVGQGILNGDVGGGFHGIQITSGLFQLWRASGITNEFQLYCTAIGGLVMAGLMLFAGWFHYHKRAPKLEWFQNVESMLNHHLAGLLGLGSLGWAGHQIHVSLPINKLLDAGVAAKDIPLPHEFILNPSLMADLYPNVNWGVFSGVIPFFTFNWAAYSDFLTFKGGLNPVTGGLWLSDTAHHHVAIAVLFIIAGHMYRTNWGIGHSLKEILEAHKGPFTGTGHKGLYEVLTTSWHAQLAINLAMMGSLSIIVAQHMYAMPPYPYLATDYPTQLSLFTHHMWIGGFLIVGGAAHGAIFFVRDYDPAVNQNNVLDRVLRHRDAIISHLNWVCIFLGFHSFGLYVHNDTMRAFGRPQDMFSDTGIQLQPVFAQWVQHLHTLAPGGTAPNAAATASVAFGGDVVAVGGKVAMMPIALGTADFLVHHIHAFTIHVTVLILLKGVLFARSSRLIPDKANLGFRFPCDGPGRGGTCQVSGWDHVFLGLFWMYNSISVVIFHFSWKMQSDVWGTVAPDGTVSHITGGNFAQSAITINGWLRDFLWAQASQVIGSYGSALSAYGLLFLGAHFVWAFSLMFLFSGRGYWQELIESIVWAHNKLKVAPAIQPRALSIIQGRAVGVAHYLLGGIATTWAFFLARIISVG, from the coding sequence ATGACCATCAGTCCACCGGAGCGAGAGCCAAAAGTCAGAGTCGTGGTTGACAATGACCCGGTACCGACGTCCTTTGAGAAATGGGCCAAGCCCGGGCATTTTGATCGCACTTTGGCCAGAGGGCCCCAAACCACCACATGGATTTGGAACCTCCACGCTCTTGCCCACGATTTCGATACACACACTAGCGACCTCGAAGATATTTCCCGCAAAATCTTCAGTGCACACTTCGGCCATCTGGCGGTGGTGTTCATCTGGCTGAGCGGGATGTACTTCCACGGTGCAAAATTCTCTAACTATGAGGCTTGGCTGGCCGATCCCACCGGTATCAAGCCCAGTGCTCAAGTGGTCTGGCCCATTGTGGGTCAAGGCATCCTCAACGGTGATGTCGGTGGTGGTTTCCACGGCATCCAAATCACCTCGGGGCTGTTCCAACTGTGGCGCGCCTCTGGGATCACCAATGAGTTCCAGCTTTACTGCACCGCGATCGGTGGCTTGGTCATGGCTGGCTTAATGCTCTTTGCAGGCTGGTTCCACTATCACAAGCGTGCTCCCAAGCTGGAGTGGTTCCAAAACGTGGAGTCTATGCTCAACCACCACTTGGCCGGGCTGCTCGGTCTAGGCTCTTTAGGTTGGGCCGGTCACCAAATTCACGTTTCACTGCCCATCAATAAGCTGCTGGATGCGGGTGTGGCCGCCAAGGATATTCCGCTGCCCCACGAGTTCATTCTCAACCCCAGCTTGATGGCGGATCTTTACCCCAATGTCAACTGGGGGGTCTTCAGCGGCGTGATTCCCTTCTTCACGTTTAACTGGGCCGCTTACTCAGATTTCTTGACCTTCAAAGGTGGCTTAAACCCGGTCACCGGCGGTCTGTGGCTGTCGGATACGGCGCACCACCACGTGGCGATCGCCGTCCTCTTTATCATTGCCGGTCACATGTACCGCACCAACTGGGGAATTGGCCATAGCCTCAAAGAAATTCTGGAAGCCCACAAAGGCCCCTTTACCGGGACAGGGCACAAAGGTCTCTACGAAGTGCTAACCACCTCTTGGCACGCCCAACTGGCCATCAACCTAGCCATGATGGGGTCGCTAAGCATCATTGTGGCGCAGCACATGTACGCCATGCCGCCCTACCCCTACTTGGCCACCGACTACCCCACCCAGCTTTCCCTATTCACCCATCACATGTGGATTGGTGGGTTCCTAATTGTGGGGGGTGCCGCCCATGGGGCCATCTTCTTCGTGCGGGACTACGACCCAGCCGTGAACCAAAATAACGTCTTGGATCGCGTCCTGCGGCATCGGGATGCCATTATCTCCCACCTGAACTGGGTGTGTATTTTCTTGGGCTTCCACAGCTTCGGCCTGTACGTCCACAACGACACCATGCGGGCCTTTGGTCGTCCCCAAGACATGTTCTCGGATACCGGCATTCAACTGCAGCCGGTCTTTGCCCAGTGGGTACAGCATCTGCATACCCTTGCTCCGGGAGGTACCGCTCCCAATGCGGCGGCCACAGCGAGCGTTGCCTTTGGGGGTGACGTGGTGGCCGTAGGAGGCAAAGTGGCCATGATGCCCATTGCCTTAGGTACCGCCGACTTCTTGGTTCACCACATCCATGCCTTCACGATCCACGTGACGGTCTTGATTCTGCTCAAGGGCGTGCTCTTTGCCCGCAGTTCTCGCTTAATTCCCGATAAAGCCAATTTGGGCTTCCGGTTCCCCTGCGACGGCCCCGGTCGGGGTGGCACGTGCCAAGTCTCCGGTTGGGATCACGTCTTCTTGGGCTTGTTCTGGATGTACAACTCCATTTCCGTAGTGATTTTCCACTTCAGTTGGAAGATGCAATCGGATGTGTGGGGGACGGTCGCACCCGATGGCACCGTGTCTCACATTACGGGCGGCAACTTTGCCCAAAGTGCCATCACCATTAACGGTTGGCTACGGGACTTCCTGTGGGCACAAGCCTCTCAGGTGATTGGCTCCTATGGTTCAGCCCTATCCGCTTACGGCTTGCTCTTCTTGGGCGCTCACTTTGTTTGGGCCTTCAGTCTCATGTTCCTGTTCAGTGGCCGTGGCTACTGGCAAGAACTGATTGAGTCCATTGTGTGGGCCCACAACAAGCTCAAAGTTGCGCCAGCAATTCAACCCCGTGCCCTGAGTATTATTCAAGGCCGGGCGGTCGGTGTGGCGCACTACCTCCTAGGGGGGATTGCCACCACATGGGCATTCTTCCTAGCTCGAATTATTTCTGTAGGATAG
- the psaB gene encoding photosystem I core protein PsaB: MATKFPKFSQDLAQDPTTRRIWYAIATAHDFESHDGMTEENLYQKIFASHFGHLAIIFLWVSGSLFHVAWQGNFEQWIQDPLNTRPIAHAIWDPQFGKAAVDAFTQAGASSPVDIAYSGVYHWWYTIGMRTNGDLYQGAIFLLVLASLALFAGWLHLQPKFRPSLSWFKNAESRLNHHLAGLFGVSSLAWAGHLIHVAIPESRGQHVGWDNFLSTMPHPAGLAPFFTGNWGVYAQNPDTASHLFGTSEGAGTAILTFLGGFHPQTESLWLTDMAHHHLAIAVLFIVAGHMYRTQFGIGHSIKEMMDAKDFFGTKVEGPFNMPHQGIYETYNNSLHFQLGWHLACLGVITSLVAQHMYSLPPYAFIAQDHTTMAALYTHHQYIAGFLMVGAFAHGAIFLVRDYDPVQNKGNVLDRVLQHKEAIISHLSWVSLFLGFHTLGLYVHNDVVVAFGTPEKQILIEPVFAQFIQAAHGKLLYGFDTLLSNPDSIAATAWPNYGNVWLPGWLDAINSGKNSLFLTIGPGDFLVHHAIALGLHTTTLILVKGALDARGSKLMPDKKDFGYAFPCDGPGRGGTCDISAWDAFYLAMFWMLNTIGWVTFYWHWKHLGVWEGNVAQFNENSTYLMGWLRDYLWLNSSQLINGYNPFGTNNLSVWAWMFLFGHLVWATGFMFLISWRGYWQELIETLVWAHERTPLANLVRWKDKPVALSIVQARLVGLAHFSVGYILTYAAFLIASTASKYG; the protein is encoded by the coding sequence ATGGCAACTAAATTTCCTAAGTTTAGCCAAGACCTCGCACAGGATCCGACCACACGCCGGATTTGGTATGCCATCGCTACGGCACATGACTTTGAAAGCCATGATGGTATGACCGAGGAAAATCTTTACCAAAAGATTTTTGCCTCCCACTTTGGGCATCTGGCCATCATCTTCCTGTGGGTCTCTGGTAGCCTGTTCCACGTGGCGTGGCAGGGCAACTTCGAGCAGTGGATCCAAGATCCCCTGAATACCCGTCCCATCGCCCATGCGATTTGGGATCCGCAATTTGGCAAAGCAGCGGTGGATGCCTTTACCCAAGCGGGTGCATCTAGCCCTGTGGATATTGCCTACTCCGGCGTTTATCACTGGTGGTACACCATTGGTATGCGCACCAACGGCGACCTTTACCAAGGTGCCATCTTCCTGCTGGTGCTGGCTTCTCTGGCGCTCTTTGCTGGCTGGCTGCACCTGCAACCCAAATTCCGTCCCAGCCTCTCGTGGTTCAAAAATGCTGAATCGCGCCTGAACCACCACTTGGCCGGGCTGTTTGGGGTGAGTTCCTTAGCGTGGGCCGGTCACCTGATCCACGTCGCCATTCCCGAGTCCCGCGGTCAGCACGTGGGTTGGGATAACTTCCTGAGCACCATGCCCCACCCAGCGGGTTTGGCACCGTTCTTTACGGGCAACTGGGGCGTATATGCCCAAAACCCTGATACCGCCAGCCATCTCTTTGGCACCTCTGAGGGCGCAGGAACCGCTATTCTCACCTTCTTGGGTGGGTTCCATCCCCAAACCGAGTCTCTGTGGCTCACCGATATGGCGCATCACCACTTGGCGATCGCCGTCCTCTTTATTGTTGCCGGTCACATGTATCGAACCCAGTTCGGTATTGGCCACAGCATCAAAGAAATGATGGATGCCAAAGACTTCTTTGGTACGAAGGTGGAAGGCCCCTTCAATATGCCCCACCAAGGCATCTATGAAACCTACAACAACTCGCTGCACTTCCAACTGGGGTGGCACCTAGCGTGTTTAGGGGTCATCACCTCCTTGGTGGCACAGCACATGTACTCCTTGCCGCCCTATGCCTTTATTGCCCAAGACCACACCACCATGGCGGCGCTTTATACCCATCACCAGTACATTGCTGGGTTCTTGATGGTGGGTGCCTTTGCCCATGGTGCCATCTTCCTAGTGCGGGATTACGATCCGGTACAAAATAAAGGCAACGTGTTGGATCGGGTGTTGCAGCACAAAGAGGCCATTATTTCCCACCTAAGCTGGGTCTCCCTCTTCTTGGGCTTCCACACCTTGGGGCTATACGTTCACAACGACGTGGTGGTTGCCTTTGGCACCCCCGAAAAGCAAATTCTGATTGAGCCGGTCTTTGCCCAGTTCATCCAAGCCGCTCACGGTAAACTGCTCTACGGTTTTGACACCCTGCTGTCGAACCCCGATAGTATTGCCGCCACCGCTTGGCCCAACTACGGTAACGTCTGGCTGCCCGGCTGGTTAGATGCCATTAACAGTGGCAAAAACTCACTCTTCTTGACCATTGGCCCGGGTGACTTCCTAGTGCACCACGCCATTGCCTTGGGTCTGCACACCACCACCCTAATTTTGGTGAAAGGTGCGCTGGATGCCCGTGGCTCTAAGCTGATGCCCGATAAGAAAGACTTCGGCTATGCCTTCCCCTGCGATGGCCCCGGCCGTGGCGGCACCTGCGACATTTCCGCTTGGGATGCCTTCTATCTGGCCATGTTCTGGATGCTGAACACCATTGGCTGGGTCACCTTCTACTGGCACTGGAAGCACCTCGGTGTCTGGGAAGGCAACGTGGCACAGTTCAATGAAAACTCCACCTACCTCATGGGTTGGCTGCGGGATTACCTCTGGCTGAACTCGTCGCAGCTTATCAACGGTTACAATCCCTTCGGCACCAATAACCTCTCGGTGTGGGCATGGATGTTCCTGTTTGGTCACCTAGTGTGGGCAACAGGCTTCATGTTCCTGATAAGCTGGCGTGGTTACTGGCAAGAACTGATTGAAACCTTGGTGTGGGCGCACGAGCGCACCCCCTTGGCCAACTTGGTTCGCTGGAAAGACAAGCCGGTGGCGCTATCGATTGTCCAAGCTCGCTTGGTGGGTCTGGCGCACTTCAGTGTCGGCTACATCTTGACCTATGCGGCCTTCCTAATTGCTTCGACCGCCTCGAAGTACGGTTGA
- a CDS encoding CAP domain-containing protein, with amino-acid sequence MPAGSSRSLECAGQQIFTEPICAGDRLEPEEQRLYDAINRYRAEHGLPPIPLSPSLTVVANRHVLDLHKNIGYLTHSWSNCPYDAANPATYPCMWKAPQRLGTAYLGNGYEVAHGRSGRYRATASLALQAWQRSPAHNAVMLNQGIWQAKEWRALGIGISNGFALLWFGEESDPAQSSE; translated from the coding sequence TTGCCAGCAGGTAGCAGCCGGTCGTTAGAGTGTGCCGGGCAACAGATTTTCACAGAGCCTATTTGCGCGGGCGATCGCCTAGAGCCAGAGGAGCAACGGCTATACGATGCCATCAATCGCTATCGAGCAGAGCATGGTTTGCCACCGATTCCCCTGTCGCCGTCGTTGACTGTCGTTGCTAATCGTCATGTCTTGGATTTGCACAAAAATATCGGCTACTTAACCCATAGCTGGAGCAATTGCCCCTATGATGCGGCAAATCCTGCCACTTATCCCTGCATGTGGAAGGCACCCCAACGCTTAGGAACGGCTTACCTAGGCAATGGTTATGAGGTTGCCCATGGCCGTTCCGGTCGTTATCGCGCGACGGCAAGCTTAGCGCTGCAAGCGTGGCAACGTAGTCCTGCCCACAATGCAGTCATGCTTAATCAAGGGATTTGGCAGGCTAAGGAATGGCGGGCGCTGGGTATTGGTATCAGTAATGGTTTTGCGCTGTTGTGGTTCGGCGAGGAGAGTGATCCGGCGCAAAGCTCTGAATAG
- the dapF gene encoding diaminopimelate epimerase has translation MSLSFQKYQGLGNDFLLVDNRHQSALLLSAEEARQWCDRHFGVGADGVIFLLAGTGDCDYQMRMYNADGSVAEMCGNGIRCLAKFIFELEGRPPGETVSYRIDTLAGVMVPHVQADGQVTVDMGPPQLLARQIPTTLAAPEEKVIEVPLEVADQPWPVTCVSMGNPHCVTFVEDVAAIPLATLGPQFEHHPVFPQRTNTEFVQVLAGDRLRMRVWERGAGLTLACGTGACATLVAAVLTERLKADASGHAMATVELPGGNLHIRWDLHSQHLYMTGPAVAVFRGHLIVN, from the coding sequence ATGAGCCTATCTTTTCAGAAGTACCAAGGGTTAGGTAACGATTTCCTACTCGTGGACAATCGCCACCAGTCGGCCTTACTGCTGTCTGCCGAGGAGGCACGCCAGTGGTGCGATCGCCACTTTGGGGTGGGCGCGGATGGCGTGATTTTTCTGCTGGCGGGAACTGGGGACTGCGACTACCAAATGCGCATGTACAATGCCGATGGCTCGGTGGCGGAAATGTGCGGCAATGGCATTCGCTGTCTGGCTAAATTTATTTTTGAACTAGAAGGCCGCCCCCCCGGGGAAACGGTGAGCTATCGCATTGACACGCTGGCGGGGGTCATGGTGCCCCACGTGCAGGCGGATGGTCAGGTCACGGTGGATATGGGGCCGCCGCAACTGTTGGCGCGCCAGATTCCCACCACCTTGGCTGCACCCGAAGAAAAAGTGATTGAGGTGCCCTTAGAGGTGGCGGATCAACCGTGGCCAGTCACCTGTGTGAGCATGGGCAACCCCCACTGCGTCACCTTTGTTGAGGATGTGGCCGCGATTCCCCTTGCTACCCTTGGTCCCCAGTTTGAGCACCATCCGGTTTTTCCCCAGCGCACCAATACAGAGTTTGTGCAGGTACTCGCGGGCGATCGCCTACGGATGCGGGTGTGGGAGCGGGGAGCAGGGCTGACCCTTGCCTGTGGCACCGGTGCCTGTGCAACCCTTGTGGCAGCAGTTCTCACCGAGCGGCTCAAGGCGGATGCCAGCGGCCACGCCATGGCCACGGTGGAATTACCCGGGGGGAATTTGCACATTCGCTGGGATTTGCACTCACAACATCTGTATATGACCGGGCCTGCCGTCGCAGTGTTTAGGGGACATCTGATTGTCAATTAG
- a CDS encoding metalloregulator ArsR/SmtB family transcription factor, translating into MSTVIGIPSSPYDGNMTVNTLVSEDSHPYDAEALAQVGDRLLSVEKAQRMAQFFGLLADANRLRIVSLLAAKELCVGDIALALGMSESAVSHQLRILKTMRLVSFRRQGRHMFYQLLDQHIFALYQSVAEHLDEEEDP; encoded by the coding sequence GTGTCAACAGTGATCGGCATTCCCAGCAGCCCCTATGATGGGAATATGACGGTTAATACGCTGGTCAGTGAAGATAGCCATCCCTACGATGCTGAGGCGCTAGCGCAGGTGGGCGATCGCCTGCTCTCCGTTGAAAAGGCGCAGCGGATGGCGCAGTTTTTTGGCTTGCTAGCCGATGCCAATCGGTTACGGATTGTGTCGCTATTAGCGGCAAAGGAACTCTGCGTCGGGGACATTGCCCTTGCCCTAGGCATGAGCGAATCGGCGGTTTCGCACCAACTGCGCATCCTCAAAACGATGCGCCTAGTGAGTTTCCGTCGCCAAGGGCGGCACATGTTTTACCAACTCCTGGATCAGCACATTTTTGCCCTTTACCAATCCGTGGCCGAGCACCTCGATGAGGAAGAAGACCCTTAG
- a CDS encoding VWA domain-containing protein, with product MYRQRRPLWSYPLFQIPLILLILCLLLALLFALLGWGRPSVAVVLSLDLSGSTFGNNPLQFNQPQTVMAQQVAAAKLYLQRNQRELGNPNAIMIHGFGRHVVFLTPSFETNADVLLTQLEQALNRSDLLAQVDPSATNLSGAIATATQQLQQVANRCREILLITDGDAAVDDAVVRTAQAQGVKINAIVVGDHAPPLAAATQATGGQYRSAAAALLEELVSRTFFEGFNTNARWPIFWLGLAVICLMWVLVLPLDRWLLQGLLRLPMNLSGQIALLNAFFWSVAIPMLLWRFPGWPFLSAC from the coding sequence ATGTATCGTCAACGGCGACCCCTGTGGTCTTACCCCCTTTTTCAAATTCCCCTGATTCTGCTGATACTGTGTCTTCTCCTTGCCCTACTCTTTGCGCTCTTGGGCTGGGGTCGCCCCAGTGTGGCGGTGGTTCTCTCGCTGGATTTGAGTGGCAGTACGTTTGGTAACAATCCCTTGCAGTTTAATCAGCCGCAAACGGTGATGGCGCAGCAGGTGGCTGCCGCAAAACTGTATTTGCAACGCAATCAACGGGAGTTAGGGAACCCCAATGCCATTATGATCCATGGCTTTGGCCGCCATGTGGTCTTTTTAACCCCCAGCTTTGAGACCAACGCCGATGTGTTGCTCACCCAACTAGAGCAAGCCCTCAACCGCAGCGATTTGCTGGCACAAGTGGATCCGTCCGCCACTAATCTTTCGGGGGCGATCGCCACCGCTACGCAACAACTGCAACAGGTGGCCAACCGCTGCCGCGAAATTTTATTAATTACCGATGGGGATGCTGCCGTTGATGATGCCGTTGTTAGAACGGCGCAGGCTCAAGGCGTAAAAATTAATGCCATTGTGGTGGGGGATCATGCCCCCCCCTTGGCCGCAGCAACTCAGGCTACAGGAGGGCAGTACCGCTCGGCAGCGGCGGCACTTTTAGAAGAACTGGTGAGTCGTACCTTTTTTGAGGGCTTTAACACCAATGCCCGCTGGCCGATCTTCTGGCTGGGGTTGGCGGTGATTTGTCTGATGTGGGTGCTGGTGTTGCCCTTAGATCGCTGGTTGCTGCAAGGACTACTGCGTTTGCCCATGAACCTGTCGGGGCAGATTGCTCTGCTGAATGCCTTTTTCTGGAGCGTGGCCATCCCAATGCTGCTGTGGCGGTTTCCGGGCTGGCCGTTTTTGAGTGCCTGCTAA
- a CDS encoding YnfA family protein — protein sequence MRMAKSLLYFVIAGLLELGGAYLVWQWLREHKSIWYGVAGAVVLFMYGTLPTFQPSHFGRVQAAYSGIFLLIALFWGWGIDKVRPDRFDIIGAVVALVGALIIMYAPRSL from the coding sequence ATGAGAATGGCCAAATCTTTACTCTACTTTGTCATTGCAGGATTATTGGAGCTAGGTGGTGCTTATTTGGTTTGGCAATGGCTACGGGAGCATAAAAGCATTTGGTATGGTGTGGCAGGGGCAGTTGTGTTGTTTATGTACGGCACGCTGCCGACGTTTCAGCCATCTCATTTTGGGCGTGTGCAGGCGGCCTACAGCGGCATTTTTCTTCTGATTGCGCTTTTTTGGGGCTGGGGCATAGACAAGGTTCGACCGGATAGGTTTGATATTATTGGCGCGGTTGTGGCCTTAGTGGGGGCACTCATCATTATGTATGCCCCAAGGAGCCTATAG